A genomic window from Tolypothrix sp. PCC 7910 includes:
- a CDS encoding 4-hydroxybenzoate solanesyltransferase: MLRTPESNSEPIWLIIIRLLRWHKPEGRLILMIPALWAVFLAAAGKPPLPLVGVIILGTLATSAAGCVVNDLWDRDIDPEVERTRDRPLAARTLSIKVGIVVGIVALACAAVLAFYLNPLTFWLSAAAVPVILLYPGAKRVFPVPQLVLSIAWGFAVLISWSAVTQNISQPTWLLWGATVLWTLGFDTVYAMSDKEDDRRIGVNSSALFFGNYAPLAIAIFFAGTIALLAYLGIVTHLHIAFWISLVIATIGWVWQSIKLSKPNLPNPIYGEMFRQNVWIGFILLGGMIVGCF; this comes from the coding sequence ATGTTAAGAACGCCAGAAAGCAACTCCGAACCGATATGGCTAATAATTATTCGGCTTTTACGCTGGCATAAACCAGAAGGGCGATTAATCCTGATGATTCCTGCACTGTGGGCTGTGTTTTTAGCCGCCGCAGGTAAACCACCTTTGCCTTTAGTTGGCGTAATTATTTTAGGTACTCTCGCCACAAGTGCGGCTGGGTGTGTTGTCAATGATTTGTGGGATCGGGATATCGATCCCGAAGTAGAAAGAACTCGCGATCGCCCCCTAGCTGCCCGTACACTTTCAATTAAAGTCGGAATTGTTGTCGGCATAGTAGCGCTGGCTTGTGCCGCAGTTTTGGCGTTTTATCTTAATCCTTTAACTTTTTGGTTATCAGCAGCAGCAGTTCCGGTAATTTTGCTATATCCAGGCGCGAAGCGAGTTTTTCCCGTACCGCAATTAGTGCTGTCAATCGCTTGGGGTTTTGCTGTCTTAATTAGCTGGAGTGCAGTTACACAAAACATTTCCCAACCAACTTGGCTACTTTGGGGTGCAACTGTACTGTGGACATTGGGATTTGATACTGTATATGCGATGAGCGACAAGGAAGATGATCGCCGGATTGGTGTTAATTCTAGCGCTCTATTTTTTGGGAATTACGCACCTTTAGCCATTGCGATTTTCTTTGCTGGAACAATCGCTTTACTGGCTTACTTAGGAATTGTGACTCACCTTCACATAGCCTTTTGGATTAGCCTAGTAATTGCCACAATTGGCTGGGTTTGGCAATCAATAAAGTTAAGTAAACCAAATTTACCCAACCCTATTTATGGTGAGATGTTTCGCCAAAATGTCTGGATTGGTTTTATCTTATTGGGTGGAATGATTGTTGGCTGTTTTTAA
- a CDS encoding helix-turn-helix domain-containing protein, which yields MEPQAENSTRLTCEVELTLEVIGGRWKVLIIRELMSGVKRFGELQRALHGITQKMLTQQLREMEEDGIIHREVYPQIPPKVEYSLTALGESLQPILNAMHEWAFKHSAQIRRQRI from the coding sequence ATGGAACCTCAAGCAGAAAACTCTACCAGACTAACTTGTGAAGTAGAACTTACATTAGAAGTGATTGGTGGACGCTGGAAAGTTTTAATTATTAGAGAACTAATGTCAGGTGTAAAACGCTTTGGTGAGTTACAAAGAGCATTACATGGTATTACGCAAAAGATGCTTACCCAACAGCTAAGGGAAATGGAAGAGGATGGTATTATCCATCGTGAAGTTTATCCCCAAATTCCCCCCAAAGTAGAATATTCACTGACAGCTTTAGGCGAAAGCTTGCAACCAATTCTCAACGCCATGCATGAATGGGCTTTTAAACATTCTGCTCAAATCCGCCGCCAGCGAATCTGA